The following DNA comes from Mucilaginibacter jinjuensis.
CGGCTCCTCATGCTCGCCGAGCGACAGCGGTCGCCTTTCTCCCGTATCTACGGATATGGTGTTGCCTCTGTTCTCTTTTTCCACGTTATCATCAATATTGGGATGACGGTGGGGATAGTGCCGGTTATCGGTATCCCGTTACCTTTCATCAGCTATGGAGGATCATCATTGTGGAGCTTTACTATCCTACTGTTTGTAATGATTAAACTGGATTCGAATAGAATGGGGACATTGGTGCCGAATTAATTTACTTCTTCATCCCATCACGTCATTGCGAGCGATAGCGAAGCAATCTCAGACCGATTTGCAGTAGCTTTCATATTGTAGAAGCTATTATTAATGGGTTGTGCGTTTAATCAACGTCAGTCCCGCTCAATCGCCGCGGGTTGGCTTTTACTTTGGAGCGCCAAAGTAACCAAATCGCTCATCGGCAAAAGGCTTCTTTACGCACGAGGCCATGCCGCACAGTGTTCAGAACAACACAGGCCGGGATCTTTTGCCCGGCGGCTCACGCTCGCTCAATCCAGCCCTTCTGCAAAATCTCCAATGCCTCTTTCCGACGCACAAGGCCATCATTGTTCTGCTCGCTTTGGCCGAAGCTGTTTGCCGTTTAAAGGAGAAGCAAGAACCGAGAGTCAGGAAACAAGATAAAATGAGGAAAAGAAAGCCGTAGGACAATCAAAAGAAGCGGTGGCCCAGACGCAAAAGCGTGGCCGTGTAGTGGACATGTGCGGTGGAGCTTTTTTGCGTCTTGATCTTTTGGTTACTTTTGGATCAAGCCAAAAGTAACAGCCAACCCGCGGCGATTGAGCGGGACTGACGTTGATTATTAGCAGAAACCATTCATAATAGTTTCTGCGTTATTTACTAACAGTGCTGATATGTCTGAGATTGCTTTCCCGAAGTAAATCCGGGACAGGCTGTACCTCGCAATGACGTGCGGGAGTATCCTTTACGCAAACCGTCTCTTTAACAAATCAAAAAACTTCTCATTGGTAGCCGGTTTATCAGCCCAATGGTTTTTTTCTACGTAGTTAGTTTTTAAGAAACGTTCGGCATCGTCGAAGTTATTGAAGCGGTTCAGTATTTCGATGGCTTCGCTGTAGGCCAGGCTGTACCCGTTAAACAGATCGCGTACAAACAGCATCTTATCATTAAGCGAAATGGCCGATTTAAGATCTTTTATTGGCGCTGCAGATGTTACGGGCGTACCGGCATTCGCGGCTGCCTGGGCAGATAATCGTTCGTTAAGTGTTAACGGGCGTTCTGGCTCAACTACAGGTGCCGGTTCGGGAGTTGGTGCCGGTGTATAATTAAGCTGGAAGGTTGGGATAGGAGCAGGTTCGGGCTGAGGTGTAAATACAGGAGGCTCAGGGCTTGGCTCTGGCGTAATGGTTGCAGCCATAGCTTCGGCAACGGTTGGTTGCCCTGGTTCTTCCTCTTTATGGTAGCTCGCGTTGATAGATCCGGCTTCATCCTCATCATTTGATGCCCATGCTTCGGCTTCATCAAGCGTTAGCTCATGGCGAATAGTTTCGGGTTCGGTAGTTCTCATAAATGAGAATGTATCGTGGCCGGTATCCGGTTTAATATCTATTTCAGGAGCAGGTCCGTCTGCTATTTCTATTGGTTGTTCAACGGGTTCAAAAGAAGGGGTGAGTGTTTCTTCCAGATGTTCTTCGGTTTCAATAACCTCTTCTGTTTCCTCATCAATAACTGGCTGGGCGGTTTCTTCTTTAGTTTCCTCCGGCTGATATTGAAACTGGTTTGAAGTATACTCGTCGGCATCTTCCTGCGGCTGTTCCGCAGTTTCAAAATCGAAATGAAAACCACCACCCGGTTCAGGTGCTGCTTCAGGTTCAGCTTCTTTTTCGGTGTGGGTTTCAGGCGTTTCTACATGGAAATATTCTTGCAACGTGGGGTCTTCTTCTTCAGGAGTTTCATCGGCATAAGAAGCAGGCAGTTCAATTACCTCTTCTTGCTCGTTTACTTCCTGCTCAGGTATTTCTTCCACAAAAGCAACGGAAGGTTCAACTATAGTTTCTGGTTCATTAAAACTAATGGTTGGTTCTTCAATAACTTTCGGTTCAAATGTTTGTGCAACTGGTATACTTGCAGGCGCTTGCTCATGTGCGGGTAAGCTTTTTACGAGGGTAGCATTCAGCTTGCGTAATACCTCGAGATGGTCTGACAAGAAATTGGCATTGGCAGCAAAAAGTTCGAGCTCAAGGTCGTCTATGCTATCACCCTGTGTTTTAAGGTATTCGTATTGCTCGTTTAATTCCTGTAAAATATTGCCTATTTTTTTAAATACGTCCTGTTGCCTCATTGGTGTTATGTTAGGAAAATGCTATCCAAAAATAGGATTTAATTCTGATATTAGCAGGCTGTAAAAAGTTATACATGCTGTTCAGTGAAGATGTTTTTAGAAGAAAAAGTGAGCTCGGCGGAAGCATAGAGGTTATCTGCGGGTCTATGTTTTCGGGTAAGACCGAGGAACTGATCAGGCGTTTAAAACGTGCGCAGATTGCAAAGCTTAAGGTAGAGATATTTAAGCCCAAAACCGATGTGCGGTATGATGAAACCAACGTGGTATCGCATAATCAGAATATGATCCCCTCTATCCCGGTAGATCATTCATCTGTTTTATTACTGATGGTTACTGATGATGTTGACGTAATTGGTGTTGACGAAGCCCAGTTTTTCGACGATGAATTACCGAACGTGTGTAACGTACTGGCCAACCGTGGTATCCGCGTTATTGTAGCCGGGTTGGATATGGATTTTAAAGGCAATCCCTTTGGCCCAATGCCCGCTATTATGGCCATGGCCGAGTCTGTTACCAAGGTGTATGCCGTGTGTGTACAATGCGGTAGCCCTGCTCTGTACTCATATCGTTTAGTGCCTGATGGAGCCCGTGTATTACTTGGCGAAAAAGAAAGCTACGAGCCGCGTTGCCGTGCCTGCTTTAATGCCGCTAAGTAAAGCCATTTCAATTTCATAAAATTTAGTAAAGCTGCTTTGTAATACCGGTTTGCGAACAAATTTGCAAGCCGTGGTGTTATATTATTACAATTTAATACCCAAATTATGAGCAGCGTGAAGGTGATAAATGTTTGGCAATGTACGCCAGATACCGAAGAGACATTTGAACAGGAATTAAAAAGGTTGGTTGATACTTCTGTAACCGAAGATGGTTGCATTTCATACGAAATCTATCAACCAAAAGACCAACCCAACGAATATGTGATGATAGAAGAGTGGCAGACTGAAGATGCGCTCGATCTGCACCAAAACTCGGCGCATTACAAACATTTTGTACGCATAGCCCCGGTTTTGCAAAATAAACCTGCCGAAATTAAGCAGCTGGTGAGGCTGGTTTAGGTTGCTATAAATAATTTTTATACAGACTAAAACAAAATAGCCATATCTGGTTGTTATCAAAATGTACTGTTACGCCGTATTAAGGCAATAAACAGTTTTATTGATGCCATAATAAGATCAGCGCCATGCCTAAAAAGATACTCGTTATTGAAGATGATAAAGATATAAGGGATACTATTACCTATGCTTTACAGGCCGAAGGGTATGAAGTTATTTCATCCGAAAATGCCAAGATCTTAAAAACTATTAACGAGATAAAGCCCGATCTGCTTTTACTGGATAACTGGCTTACCGACTGGAAAAGTGATGCCAATGGGCAACAACTGAGCAAAGAGCTGAAAACAAATGCTGCTACCAGCCATATTCCTATCCTGATTATATCGGCAGTGAGCAATATTAAAGAAATTGCCGAAGCCGGCCTGGCTGATGGTTATCTTAAAAAACCATTTGAATTGGACGATTTGAACGCGTTGGTAAAAAAGTTTATCAAGTAAACTATTCGGGCATTTGTAAGTCCATACACTAAGACTTATATTCGTTAACCAATTATTATAAAACCCAATGACGAAGAAATTTACTTTAAGCATAACCATGCTTTTATTTTTTGTGCTATCTGTAAGTGCGCAAAAAGCAGATGCTATTATTGGCAAATGGCTCAATCCATCGGGCGAAGGCCAGGTAGAGATCTACAAAAAAGGCGATAAATATTTCGGCAAGCTGGCCTGGATCAAGTTTCCTAATGATGCTAACGGTAAGCCAAAAACAGACGTTAAAAATCCAGACGAAGCACTAAGAACACGCCCCGAATTAGGTTTGGAGCTTTTAAAAGATTTCACTTTTAACGGCGAAGATGTTTACGAAGGCGGCACCATCTACGACCCTAAAAGCGGCAAAACTTACAGCTGCAAAATGACTATCAACGGTAAAAAACTGAAAATTAGAGGCTATGTAGGTATCTCGCTTTTCGGCCGTACCGAAGAGTGGACCCGGGTGGAATAACATTATGGATGTGCGGTGTGCAGATGTGCAAATGAAAAATCAAAGCACATTGTAAACATCGCATATATGTCGGTATCATTTACACATCTGCACATCTGCATATTCGCACATCCACATATTCACTTCTATGATAATTTGTTGATTTAAAGTGTCATGTAAACATTTTTAGATAAAAATGTTTTTAGAATAATTCTTAATTATATATGTTTGTATTGTAACGTATTTGTTGCGACAGGTACTACCCAATTATAAACAAACTATATGATTAAACCTTTACTTGTACAAACAGGCAAGTACTTTATTGCTTTAACTTTTCTGCTGGCTTTTGCCAAACAAGCCTCGGCCCAAACAGATGCAGACGCGATAATGATCCCCAAAAACTACTTTTGTGCCGGCGCCATGTACGGGCACAGCGACTGGGATCATTACTGGGAAGGTGACTTTAAACGTACCAACGGCAACTTAGGTCATGTAAGTACCCAAATGGGTAGCATAATGGCCAATTATGGTGTTACCGACAAATTTAACATCCTCGTTAACCTGCCTTATGTGGCTACCCATGCTTCGGCAGGTACACTGGCAGGGCAACATGGCTTGCAGGATGCCTCTCTCTTTTTAAAATACATGCCTTTTGAAATACCTGTTGGTAAAGGCGTGATCTCACTTTACGGCATCGCAGGCGTATCAATACCGGCAAGTAATTACCAGGCCGATTTTTTACCCATGTCAATAGGTGCGCACAGTAGAAATACGATGGCCCGTTTCCTGGTAGATTATCAGCGGAGTAATTTCTTTACCACGGCATCTGCAGAGTATATCTATCGAAGCAACATCACTATTGACCGTACAGCGTATTATACTACAGAAGAGCACTATACCAACCAGGTTGACCTGCCGAATGTGATGATATACAACGGCCGTATGGGCTACCGCAGTGAAAGCTGGATTGCAGAGGCCGTTGCTGAAAACTATACCAGTTTAGCCGGCTTCGATATCCGTAAAAACGATATGCCTTTCCCAAGCAATAAAATGAACTGGACCAGCCTGGGCGTAAATTTTAAATACACCTTCAGCAAACCATCTGGTCTCGAACTGACAGCAGGCGGCGATCGCGTAATTAGCGGACGCAACGTTGGCCAAAGCACTACTTTTCATGGCGGCATTTATTACCTGTTCAGCATTAAAAAACAAAAGAAAGAGAAAAAATAACCTTTGCAGGTTTTTTAGGATAGCGATATGAAGAAGAATTTTTACTACTTATTACCTGTACTGGCGGTTGCGGTTGCAACTCTATCGTCATGCAATAAAACTATAGTGGAACGTAATAGTCAGTTCCAGGCACTTTCACCATCAAAGCTCGACTTGAATGCGGATACCTGGAAACCGGTGTTGTTAACCAGTGTTACCCAATTCCCGGTTGCTGCGCCCGATGCCATCAGCTCACCTGCTTACCAGGCTGATCTGAATGAGATCAAAGCTTATCAGCGTGGTATCACTGATGACCAGAAAGCACTAATTGCCTACTGGAGTGCAGGTGCCGTATTGCGTTGGAATGAGATACTGCGCGACCTGGTTGCCAAGCACAACTTACCGCCTTACCAAAATGATGACGGTACTTACCCGGCACCAAGTTCGGCCAATCCGTTTGCTTATCCACAGTTTCCGTTCTCTAATCCACCTTATGCGGCACGTGCTTATGCTTACGTAAGCGCGGTGCAATATGATGCATTGCTTGCAGCCTGGCACTATAAAAATGTATACAACAGGCCTGCGCCGTATAAAAACGATGCTTCAATACAGGCATTAGTGCCAAAATCAGACCTGCCATCGTACCCGAGCGAGGATGCCGTGGTATCAGGCTCGGCTGTTGAAATGTTGAAATTACTTTTCCCTACCGAGATTGCTTATATCGAACAACAGGAAGCTAACCAGAAGTTATACCGTATGATTGCCGGTGCCAACACCCGTGCCGAGTGGGATGCTGGCGAGGCTTTAGGTAAACAAGTTGCAGGGGTATTTGCTGCACGTGCAAGAACGGACGGTACCGGTGCTGCCATTGGTACACCCGCATACTGGCAACAACTGGAAACCCAAACCGCTGCCACCGGCGAAACCCCTTGGATTAGTTTAGAGTATCCAAAACGCCCGCCAATGCTGCCGTTGTTTGGTAAGGTGCTGCCATTCTTATTCCCGGCGTCTACCGTGCCAACATTGCGCCCGTCTCCGCCGCCATCAACCAATTCAGAACAGTTTAAGAAAGAAACTGCCGAAGTATTATCATACAGCAAGAACCCCACCCGCGATAACGAAGCTATCGTAGCCTTCTGGGCCGATGGTGCAGGCACTTATGCGCCTCCGGGCCATTGGGATGCCATCGCTGCCGAAGAATTTGTGAAAGAAAATTATAGCGAAGTACGCTGGGCGCGTAATATGGCTTTGTTAAACATGGCCGAAATGGATGCTGCCATTGTGTGTTGGGATGCCAAATACTTTTACTTTAACCCACGTCCGTCGCAAACAGATGGTAGTATTAAAACATTAACGGGGATACCCAACTTCCCGTCATACACATCGGGCCACTCTAATTTTAGTGGCGCAGCTGCAACATTGTTAACTTATTTGCTGCCCAACAGGGGCACCAAGTTTACAGATATGGCGCAACAGGCTGCCATGTCGCGCTTGTACGGTGCCATACATTACCGTACCGATTGCGAGGTAGGCCTGGTTACCGGCAAAGCAGTTGGTAATTATGCCGTTCAGCGCGCCAAAACAGATGGGGCCGATCAATAGGTTTTACTCATCGATAGCTATCGGGCAAATTATAAATCTTAGAAGCCGCAAGCATTTGCTTGCGACTTTTTTATGCCTTAAAGTATCGCCATGAAATAAATTGATTGTAGATTAGAGAACCAACATTTAATTACCGCATGAATCCCGCTCTAAAATACGCCGCTATATTGATTACTGTGATTTTAACAGCCAATACTTCCAGCGCACAAGGCATTAAAATACTGGAACAAACACAGTCCACAAGCGTCAGAGGCTTGTCAGTAGTTAACGATAAGGTAGCCTGGGTGAGTGGGAGCAAAGGCTATATAGGTTTAACTGTTGA
Coding sequences within:
- a CDS encoding response regulator, producing the protein MPKKILVIEDDKDIRDTITYALQAEGYEVISSENAKILKTINEIKPDLLLLDNWLTDWKSDANGQQLSKELKTNAATSHIPILIISAVSNIKEIAEAGLADGYLKKPFELDDLNALVKKFIK
- a CDS encoding thymidine kinase, with the translated sequence MLFSEDVFRRKSELGGSIEVICGSMFSGKTEELIRRLKRAQIAKLKVEIFKPKTDVRYDETNVVSHNQNMIPSIPVDHSSVLLLMVTDDVDVIGVDEAQFFDDELPNVCNVLANRGIRVIVAGLDMDFKGNPFGPMPAIMAMAESVTKVYAVCVQCGSPALYSYRLVPDGARVLLGEKESYEPRCRACFNAAK
- a CDS encoding DUF2147 domain-containing protein, which encodes MTKKFTLSITMLLFFVLSVSAQKADAIIGKWLNPSGEGQVEIYKKGDKYFGKLAWIKFPNDANGKPKTDVKNPDEALRTRPELGLELLKDFTFNGEDVYEGGTIYDPKSGKTYSCKMTINGKKLKIRGYVGISLFGRTEEWTRVE
- a CDS encoding phosphatase PAP2 family protein, translated to MKKNFYYLLPVLAVAVATLSSCNKTIVERNSQFQALSPSKLDLNADTWKPVLLTSVTQFPVAAPDAISSPAYQADLNEIKAYQRGITDDQKALIAYWSAGAVLRWNEILRDLVAKHNLPPYQNDDGTYPAPSSANPFAYPQFPFSNPPYAARAYAYVSAVQYDALLAAWHYKNVYNRPAPYKNDASIQALVPKSDLPSYPSEDAVVSGSAVEMLKLLFPTEIAYIEQQEANQKLYRMIAGANTRAEWDAGEALGKQVAGVFAARARTDGTGAAIGTPAYWQQLETQTAATGETPWISLEYPKRPPMLPLFGKVLPFLFPASTVPTLRPSPPPSTNSEQFKKETAEVLSYSKNPTRDNEAIVAFWADGAGTYAPPGHWDAIAAEEFVKENYSEVRWARNMALLNMAEMDAAIVCWDAKYFYFNPRPSQTDGSIKTLTGIPNFPSYTSGHSNFSGAAATLLTYLLPNRGTKFTDMAQQAAMSRLYGAIHYRTDCEVGLVTGKAVGNYAVQRAKTDGADQ
- a CDS encoding putative quinol monooxygenase; translation: MSSVKVINVWQCTPDTEETFEQELKRLVDTSVTEDGCISYEIYQPKDQPNEYVMIEEWQTEDALDLHQNSAHYKHFVRIAPVLQNKPAEIKQLVRLV